GCCAATAGGCTTCAGCACGGAGCTGTACAGCTCGCCGGTTTCCGGGTCGGTGCGACGGGGAGAGGCAAGGCTGTAGATAACCAGGTCGACCTTGCCGAGATCCTGCTTGATCAGGTCAATGGCCTGAGCCTTGATCTCATTGGAGAAGGCATCGCCGTTGATGCTTTTCGCGTACAGGCCGGCTTTGTGCGCTTCTTTCTCAAACGCCGCGGAATTGTAGTAACCAGCAGAGGCGGTGCGCTTTTCCGTGGGCGGCTTCTCGAAGAAGACACCCAGTGTGTTAGCACCACAACCAAACGCAGCGGTGATACGGGAGGCGAGGCCATAACCGGTGGAGGCGCCGACCACGAGGACGTTTTTCGGGCCGTCGCCAATGGCTGGCTGGGACTTGATGTATTCGATCTGTTCGCGCACGTTGGCGGCACAGCCCTGCGGGTGGGCGTTGGTGCAGATGAATCCGCGTACTTTCGGCTTGATGATCATGCCGGGCTCTCTCCGTTGGTGATTCCGAATTGATGGGGCCGCTGAAAACCGTAGCGAGCGGGGGGCTGTTGGTGGCCACCGGAGCAGAGCAACCGGAGCGTACTTCAGTACGTGAGGATTGCGAGCACCGCTGGACGCCGCCAGGCGCACGCGCAGTAGGTTTTCAGAGGTCCCAGGGCCGACTGGCCGGCCATAAAGGCGCCCATTCTAATGGCGTTTACGGGCAACGCCCAGAGTGACAGGTCACGGTTGGGGAGTTTGGTGGCCAGAACTTCGGGGGTGGCGGCCAGTTTAGCCAAAGAGGCCGCTTTTCTTACGCCCTCTTCCTGTGCGCAACGCACATTTTTTGAACACATTTGACTAAGACAAGCATGCGGAGTCACTTATTTCCCCCGACCGAGACGCCCGCACCGCGCCGTATAAGGCCCGCAATGCATTGGCACACTAAATGCAAAACCTCCTTTGGCAGCGCGATGGAACGCGGGGCCCTTTTATTTTTTAAGGAAAAGCAGCGAGGTAATTTCCGATGAAGTACTACTCACGTCATTTCGTAAAACCCGGCGACCTGAATCCGGCCCAACGTCTGTTCGGCGGCCAGGCACTGGCGTGGATGGATGAGGAGGCGGCCATCTTCGCCGGGTGCCAGATGGGCACCGCCAATATCGTGACCAAGCTGATGTCCGAAATTGATTTTGTCAGCTCCGCGGTTTGCGGGGACGTTGTGGAATTCGGCTTCGAGGTGACGGACATTGGCCGCACCTCGCTCACCGTGCACTGCGAAATGCGCAACAAACAGACCCGTGAGCTGATTGTGCGGGTAGAGCGGATTGTGTTTGTCGCACTGGATGCCGAAGGCAAACCGACACCACACAAGAAGGCGGGAATGACCCTGGCAGAAGCAGCAAACTCGACCAGCGAGGCACGCAAGCTCGCCAGCTAAAATAGAGGCTGTGCCTAATAGGTAATCTTATGTGGCCAGTTGTGGATTACTCACCAACATTAAAGAGACTCCATCAACTGGTCCAGCCATCCGTGCCTGCTGCCCCGCCACACTGCCAGTAAATCCCGCTGGCATTCATAGGGGCAGTCCACCACATCAATCCGCACAGCACCGATTTCATTGATCAGGTCCAGGGGAAGGTAGGCCAACACCTGCGCCTCTCGCACCAGGTTACACAGCGCCCCGTAATCGTTCACCACCACGGACACCCTGCGCGGCAGCTTGTCTTCGCGCCAACCGTCACTGCCTATACCCTGCTCATCGCCGCCAAAAGGAGATATACGGGGAGCAGCAAAAGCGTATGCTCGTAATGTCTGCGTCGTTACTGAAACCGGACGATGCATTGGATCCGCCTGTCCCACTACCAACGGGTGTGCGGACGACGCTGCTACGGCCATGGTGATGGTGCCGATATTACGCGAGCTGAACCCCGCACCGATCTGGCTGCTAACAGCATCCGTCACCAAAGCGCAATCCACCTCACCCCGGACGAGCATCTTGAGCGCCACCGATTCGTATGCGGAGGTCATAGACAAGCACGACTGCCCCAACTGCTCAGCCAGTTGTCGCTGCATACGCCCCGCCCACCGCAGCTGCAACATGGCGGGCGCAGCGACACGGCACTCCGGTCCTTGAGCCACGCTGCCAAATTCCGCCCGCGTCGCCCTTGCCAAGGCCACAATCTCTGCCGCCCGTTGCTGCAGTCGCCGACCGCTGTCATTGATCGAGATCTTTTTACCGACCCGGTCAAACAGACGACAATCCAGGCTCCGCTCCAGTCGGCTCAGAACCTTGCTCAGCCCCCCAGGGGTGGCATCTAGCCGGTCAGCGGCCCTTTGCAGATTCTGAGTGGCGGCAATAACGAGAAACTTCTCCAGGTCTTCTGTTTCCACAGCGCTTCTTTCACCTGCTATTTCCATTACGGAATTAATAAACTGCCAAAACGAATCGATTCGTTACTAATGTACGACTAGACTGTCGCCGTAACAAGCTCCAACCCCGAGAATCCATTTCATGAACACCCTGACCAATCAGCGCTGGATCTACACCACCCGCCCCACTGCCGAAGTTGATACCAGCCACTACCGACTGGACCGCACACCATTGGATACCGAACTTGGCAGTGGCGAGGTATTGATAGAAAACCACTACATTAGCGTCGACCCTTATATGCGCATTCAGCAGGCTGCACGGCCCAACTGGGAGGAACCACACCCTCTGAACACCGTGCAACGTGGCGCTGTAGTGGGCCGAGTGCTGGCTAGCCGTGACAGTACGTTGGCGGAGGGAGACTGGGTAAGTGCCTACACGGGCTGGGAGCGTTACTCCCGTGTGCACGGCTCTCAGGCCGCAAGGCTGGACCCGGATCGGGCACCGGTAACCACCGCTCTCGGCGTGCTGGGTATGCCCGGCCGCACAGCCTGGTTCGGTCTCATGGATGCCGGGCGTCCGCGCCCGGGAGAAACGCTGTCGGTGTCCGGCGCCGCCGGTGCCGTAGGGTCGCTGGTCGTGCAATTCGGAAAAAAAGCCGGCTGCCGCGTAATCGCATTTGCCGGTAGCGACGAGAAATGTGCCTGGCTGACGGACGAGCTGGGTGCAGATCAAGCGATCAACTACCGTCATTTTGCAGACGCGCGTGCGCTCGACGAGTACTTTCAGTCCGAGGGGATACGCGCGGACATCTACTTCGATAATGTGGGCGGCATCATTACCGATGCGGTGATCCCCAATATCAACCGCCGTGCGCGCATTGTGATCTGCGGCCAGATCAGCCAGTACAGCGGCAACCTGGATGAGGTAGCCAGTGGTCCGCGCTTCCTCCATCACATGCTTTATCAGCGCGCGCAAATACAAGGCATTTTGGCACGGGACTTCAATCACCGTATGGACGAAATGTTGGCAGTTGTAGCGCCCTGGGTCAGCAAAGGAGAGATTCAGTTTCGGGAAACAGTAGTTGAGGGATTCGAGCAGTTGCCAACAGCACTCAATGGTTTATTCCACGGCCACAATACCGGCAAAATGATCGTAAAAATCAAATAACAAACCAAGAAGACGCAATACTAAAGGACTTCAACTCACTCATTGCCTTCCTTTCCCCGTGATCACCCTGCCAGTGAAGTTACCTTTCCGCCGATCAGAGCAGTGTGGCCTTCTTCCACGCAATCGGCTTAAGCAGGCAAACAAAAAGCCTGTGACGCCCCTCAATTGCAAGGGACCGTCACAGGCTTCTTCGATACCGTAGGCAGGAAGTGCTCAGCGCAGCAGCAACAATGGCTGATTGGTACCCAGCAGCATTTTGGCGGTCACGCTGCCCAACAGCAGGTCGCGCAACTTACTGTGGCTGAAAGCGCCCATCACGGTGAGGTCGATATCGTGCTCCTGCTGATAGGCAATCAAGGATTCCACCGTCTTGCCCTGCAGATTGGCGCTAACCACCGCTACCCCGCCATGACTCAGCACCTCGGCGCCCTCAGCCAGAACAGACTCAGCGCCATCCCCCACGTACACCAGGTGGCACTCAACATCTTTAAATACCGGACTGCTGGCCACCATCTCCAGGGCCTTGCGCGCCGACTCACTGCCGTCGTACGCCAGCATGATTGAGCGCGGCGCCTTGAACTCGCGGTTCACCACCAGAATCGGCTTGTGCAGCGAACGCACCACCGACTCCAGCTGCGCCCCCAGCCCCTTGTTGGAAGCCTCATGCTCTTCACCACGGATACCGAGCACCAGCACCCGAATGTGATCCTCCAGCTCCACCAGAGACTCCACCAGCGAACCGTGCCGCTGGCAGGTAACCACCCGCTCCGCCCCCGCCTTCAGCGCACGCTCCCGCGCGCCCTCCAGCATCTGCCTGCCCTGCTCCAGCAGCAGCCTGGAACGCTGCTGCTCAAGACTGGTGAGCTCCTCCAGCAATTCTTCCTGGCTACCAAGGCCGATACTGCCAGAGAGATCGGCGACCGCGGGCGTGGTGACCCGTTCGATATTGTGCAGCAGCTTGATGGGGGCAGAAGCGCGACTGGCGATCCAGGCGGAATAATCACAGACAGCACCACTGAAGCGGGAGCCATCGATGCAGGAGAGTACCAGCGGATCTTTTTGTTCGGTCATTTATTATTTTCTCTCTGTCGCTATCCAACTTAATAAACTACGAAGTGCGGTCCTCGCTTACGGAGTGAAGGGACAAGGGAGAAGCCGAAATGCTGGGTGGAAGTTTTTGAAACCGTCGGCGACATGGACGTCGCCGCCGGAATCCCATACGACCGCCATGGATGGCGGAAGTGCAGAAAATGCATGGATGCAATTTTCTGCCAGGGATGTACTTGTGCGCTTTCAAAAACTTCCACCTAGTGTTTCGGCGCCACCGGCGCCAAAACAGAGCTCCCGATGCGAAGCTCCGGGCTTAGTGCCCCCCCAACACCTTCTCAATTTCTTCCGGCTTATCGTGCACCCCAAAGCGGTCAACGATGGTCGAGCTGGCTTCGTTCAGGCCAATCAGCACAACCTCGGCGCCCTCGCGGCGGAACTTCACCACCGCCTTGTCCAGCGAGTACACCGCCGATACATCCCAGAAGTGGGCGCGGCTCAGGTCAATCACCACCTTGTCCAGCGCCTCTTTAAAATCAAAGGCTGCCACAAACTTGTCCGCCGAATTGAAGAACACCTGCCCCACCACCTTGTAGGTCCGGCAATTCGTCTCCTCATCCAGCTCCGATCTCACATACATAAAGTGGCTCACCTTGTTGGCGAAGAACAGCGACGCCAGCAGCACCCCCACAAACACGCCAAATGCCAGATTGTGGGTAAACACTACCACAATCACCGTGGACAGCATCACCAGATTGGTCGACATCGGCAACTTGTTCAGGTTGCGGATCGAGCCCCAGTCGAAGGTACCGATAGACACCATGATCATCACCGCCACCAGCGCCGCCATGGGGATCACCGCCACCCAGTCGCTCAGGAATACCACCAGGGTCAGCAGGCCCACACCCGCCACCAGCGTGGACAGACGGCCGCGACCACCGGATTTCACGTTGATCACCGACTGGCCGATCATCGCGCAACCCGCCATACCGCCGAGCATGCCCGCGCCGATATTGGCAATACCCTGGCCCTTGCATTCGCGGTTCTTGTCACTGTTGGTATCGGTCAGATCGTCCACGATGGTGGCGGTCATCAGGGATTCCAGCAGGCCCACCACAGCGAGACCGGCGGAGTACGGGAAGATGATTTTCAGGGTCTCAAAGTTGAGCGGCACATCCGGCCACAGGAAGATCGGCAGGGTGTCCGGCAGCTCGCCCATGTCGCCCACGGTGCGAATATCCAGACCCATTACCAGGGCTACGGCGGTCAACACCAGGATGCACACCAGCGGCGACGGCAGAACCTTGCCCACCACCGGCACGTAGGGGAACAGGTAGATGATACCGAGGCCGGCGGCGGTCATCGCGTACACGTGCCAGGTAACATCGGTGAGCTCAGGCAGCTGCGCCATAAAAATGAGGATGGCCAGCGCATTCACAAATCCCGTGACCACGGCCCTCGACA
This Microbulbifer sp. Q7 DNA region includes the following protein-coding sequences:
- a CDS encoding universal stress protein; the encoded protein is MTEQKDPLVLSCIDGSRFSGAVCDYSAWIASRASAPIKLLHNIERVTTPAVADLSGSIGLGSQEELLEELTSLEQQRSRLLLEQGRQMLEGARERALKAGAERVVTCQRHGSLVESLVELEDHIRVLVLGIRGEEHEASNKGLGAQLESVVRSLHKPILVVNREFKAPRSIMLAYDGSESARKALEMVASSPVFKDVECHLVYVGDGAESVLAEGAEVLSHGGVAVVSANLQGKTVESLIAYQQEHDIDLTVMGAFSHSKLRDLLLGSVTAKMLLGTNQPLLLLR
- a CDS encoding SulP family inorganic anion transporter, which codes for MQFSNTLLSSTRNDWFGNIRRDVLAGLVVALALIPEAIAFSIIAGVDPRVGLYASFCIAVVIAFVGGRPGMISAATGAMALLMVTLVKEHGLQYLLAATLLTGVLQIIAGYLKLGSLMSFVSRAVVTGFVNALAILIFMAQLPELTDVTWHVYAMTAAGLGIIYLFPYVPVVGKVLPSPLVCILVLTAVALVMGLDIRTVGDMGELPDTLPIFLWPDVPLNFETLKIIFPYSAGLAVVGLLESLMTATIVDDLTDTNSDKNRECKGQGIANIGAGMLGGMAGCAMIGQSVINVKSGGRGRLSTLVAGVGLLTLVVFLSDWVAVIPMAALVAVMIMVSIGTFDWGSIRNLNKLPMSTNLVMLSTVIVVVFTHNLAFGVFVGVLLASLFFANKVSHFMYVRSELDEETNCRTYKVVGQVFFNSADKFVAAFDFKEALDKVVIDLSRAHFWDVSAVYSLDKAVVKFRREGAEVVLIGLNEASSTIVDRFGVHDKPEEIEKVLGGH
- a CDS encoding LysR family transcriptional regulator, which encodes METEDLEKFLVIAATQNLQRAADRLDATPGGLSKVLSRLERSLDCRLFDRVGKKISINDSGRRLQQRAAEIVALARATRAEFGSVAQGPECRVAAPAMLQLRWAGRMQRQLAEQLGQSCLSMTSAYESVALKMLVRGEVDCALVTDAVSSQIGAGFSSRNIGTITMAVAASSAHPLVVGQADPMHRPVSVTTQTLRAYAFAAPRISPFGGDEQGIGSDGWREDKLPRRVSVVVNDYGALCNLVREAQVLAYLPLDLINEIGAVRIDVVDCPYECQRDLLAVWRGSRHGWLDQLMESL
- a CDS encoding NADP-dependent oxidoreductase, translating into MNTLTNQRWIYTTRPTAEVDTSHYRLDRTPLDTELGSGEVLIENHYISVDPYMRIQQAARPNWEEPHPLNTVQRGAVVGRVLASRDSTLAEGDWVSAYTGWERYSRVHGSQAARLDPDRAPVTTALGVLGMPGRTAWFGLMDAGRPRPGETLSVSGAAGAVGSLVVQFGKKAGCRVIAFAGSDEKCAWLTDELGADQAINYRHFADARALDEYFQSEGIRADIYFDNVGGIITDAVIPNINRRARIVICGQISQYSGNLDEVASGPRFLHHMLYQRAQIQGILARDFNHRMDEMLAVVAPWVSKGEIQFRETVVEGFEQLPTALNGLFHGHNTGKMIVKIK
- a CDS encoding acyl-CoA thioesterase — encoded protein: MKYYSRHFVKPGDLNPAQRLFGGQALAWMDEEAAIFAGCQMGTANIVTKLMSEIDFVSSAVCGDVVEFGFEVTDIGRTSLTVHCEMRNKQTRELIVRVERIVFVALDAEGKPTPHKKAGMTLAEAANSTSEARKLAS